One window of Pseudobacteriovorax antillogorgiicola genomic DNA carries:
- a CDS encoding MAPEG family protein produces MTVFAYIFLAALLNVFSKAPAVVKVIQHKKRYNNYNPRKQYEETEDIQRAYNAHLNTMEAFPVFATSMIVGHVTNQPESLLHSCGLAFIIARLAYVAAYNLNLSWQRSVIWGLAWLASLVPLAMAGFGLL; encoded by the coding sequence ATGACAGTTTTTGCTTATATATTTCTAGCAGCGTTGCTTAACGTTTTTTCCAAAGCTCCAGCCGTCGTCAAAGTCATCCAGCATAAAAAGCGATACAATAACTACAATCCTAGAAAACAGTACGAAGAAACTGAGGATATCCAACGAGCTTACAACGCTCACTTGAACACGATGGAAGCGTTTCCCGTTTTCGCCACTTCCATGATCGTAGGGCATGTCACTAATCAGCCTGAATCTCTTCTACACAGCTGTGGACTTGCCTTCATTATCGCAAGGCTTGCCTACGTCGCCGCCTACAATTTGAACCTATCGTGGCAGCGTAGCGTCATTTGGGGTCTCGCTTGGCTTGCTAGCCTAGTTCCCCTCGCCATGGCGGGCTTTGGCCTGCTATAG
- a CDS encoding DUF4360 domain-containing protein has product MKALLPLIALGISWTADAITPNIDYDNFYTTDVNNSDVPSGEQSQDIGSFCFEDNVNIRPNNDGTFDISFDEFNIETSPDYRQVHASCGVVIPIKVPEGKKVRFSQLGLEGETEVSLNGQSFLIVRPGYENSERRLTVNRYFHQPKVQDIVETTNIGEGYSECGDSEGNIQILMQADIIIAAHRANAETKETYMAIDGGAFRYFLDYQDCGGEPGHGDNPWMEGAYQFSYVAADGNIQYGSMSFDKFGGRYETFSGGKGTLQDVRYSNANKKVVGRWRFDNGQEGWFRFRTSDRSAQVFQGEWGVGRTVGSNRRGTWNGKR; this is encoded by the coding sequence ATGAAAGCATTATTGCCATTGATCGCACTAGGAATATCATGGACTGCTGATGCCATTACCCCAAACATCGACTACGATAATTTTTACACAACTGATGTAAATAATAGCGATGTACCAAGTGGTGAGCAGTCCCAAGATATCGGGTCCTTTTGCTTTGAAGATAACGTAAATATTCGTCCCAATAACGATGGCACCTTTGATATCTCATTCGATGAATTCAATATCGAAACGAGTCCCGATTACCGACAGGTCCATGCATCCTGTGGCGTCGTGATTCCCATTAAGGTTCCAGAAGGAAAAAAAGTTCGCTTCAGTCAATTGGGTTTGGAAGGTGAAACTGAGGTTAGTTTAAACGGGCAGTCATTTCTCATTGTAAGACCAGGCTATGAAAACAGTGAACGACGACTAACTGTCAATCGATACTTCCATCAGCCCAAGGTCCAAGATATCGTTGAAACCACCAACATCGGCGAAGGATACAGCGAATGTGGCGATAGCGAGGGCAATATTCAAATTTTAATGCAAGCCGATATCATAATTGCTGCTCATAGAGCCAATGCTGAGACCAAAGAAACCTACATGGCAATTGATGGTGGAGCGTTTCGCTACTTTCTAGACTACCAAGATTGTGGCGGCGAACCAGGACATGGAGACAATCCATGGATGGAAGGGGCATACCAGTTTAGCTATGTTGCAGCCGATGGTAATATCCAATATGGGTCTATGAGTTTTGACAAGTTCGGTGGCCGCTACGAAACATTTTCCGGTGGTAAGGGAACTCTACAAGACGTTCGATATAGCAATGCCAACAAAAAAGTCGTTGGGCGCTGGCGCTTCGATAATGGTCAAGAAGGTTGGTTTCGTTTTAGAACGAGCGATCGTTCTGCTCAAGTCTTTCAAGGTGAATGGGGCGTTGGTCGCACTGTAGGCAGTAACCGCCGTGGCACTTGGAATGGCAAGCGCTGA
- a CDS encoding DUF4360 domain-containing protein, with amino-acid sequence MKSIASFVLGLSMASSAFAGQVPEVVIDRGGVEFSGRGCMEDNLPLISVPQLTNNESGGNLDFIFDGFEVDNFEAKTLSRSCTIFTPIKVPPGYRVKVKSVAFEGETDLMAEGNANISVRHRLAGTVGAAYSESFDLSETFEVEQSFNVAEGWDYRGCGEDFSLKTTIKIRSRNGYISIDGGALKQPALSYKFEYDHC; translated from the coding sequence ATGAAATCTATCGCATCATTTGTTCTTGGTTTATCTATGGCTAGCTCTGCATTCGCAGGCCAAGTCCCTGAAGTCGTAATAGATCGTGGCGGGGTTGAGTTCTCTGGTCGAGGCTGCATGGAAGATAATTTGCCCCTGATTTCCGTTCCCCAGCTAACGAACAACGAGTCTGGTGGTAATCTAGACTTTATCTTCGACGGCTTCGAAGTGGATAATTTTGAGGCTAAAACCCTATCTCGTTCATGTACGATATTCACACCTATCAAAGTTCCCCCCGGTTACAGGGTAAAAGTAAAAAGTGTGGCATTTGAAGGAGAGACTGATCTTATGGCTGAAGGCAACGCTAATATTAGCGTTCGTCATCGCTTGGCAGGGACTGTCGGAGCCGCCTATAGTGAATCATTCGATCTTTCTGAGACCTTTGAAGTCGAGCAATCATTCAATGTCGCGGAAGGCTGGGACTATCGTGGCTGTGGTGAAGACTTCTCACTGAAAACAACTATAAAGATCCGCAGCCGGAACGGCTATATTTCTATCGATGGCGGTGCTCTGAAGCAACCTGCTCTAAGCTACAAATTTGAGTACGATCACTGCTAA
- a CDS encoding MAPEG family protein: MVYPIFAMVSLFFVVLLYGLVIRIKAVKQGTVHGHYFKTFEARAAIPEKIVQHKNHIENLSQAPILFYVACVVAMIQTYDDTMIILAWLYVALRIVHSIIHLSYNNVIHRLSAFLASNVVLVVLWLRLL; encoded by the coding sequence ATGGTTTACCCAATATTTGCAATGGTATCTTTATTCTTTGTAGTTTTATTATATGGGCTTGTAATTCGTATTAAAGCGGTCAAGCAGGGAACGGTGCATGGGCATTACTTTAAGACTTTTGAAGCACGAGCGGCGATCCCCGAAAAAATTGTTCAGCACAAAAACCACATCGAGAATCTTTCCCAAGCACCTATCTTGTTTTATGTGGCTTGCGTAGTTGCTATGATTCAAACCTATGATGACACCATGATAATATTAGCCTGGCTATATGTAGCCTTACGGATAGTCCACAGTATCATTCATCTCAGCTACAACAATGTGATTCACAGGTTATCTGCGTTCTTGGCAAGTAACGTTGTGCTTGTCGTTCTTTGGTTGAGACTGCTTTAG
- a CDS encoding GIY-YIG nuclease family protein has protein sequence MQTRKSDSIVIQIESEQITCNRKDWLQHIPQVTGVYCFHDQDDKLMYVGKAVNLRQRLNQYQSAGRRKKHRKMRLIRRKFFKICLSLCPNEAAALLLENQLIRYHQPPYNVAGAFYFMYPYLAFHYNEPAREFSLIYTSQPHEEFSEETKFFGCFRSRHLSKEAFQALSHLMGFLGHLDPKLSQAHRQGTYTMAASFRQIDPYWQQSVNNFLAGESIGLLGQLAEALLEKPQARHQATEIQASLKILKRFFHLEAERLKLVLSRQGIAGTFVSQEDRDSLFIQDKHQQLG, from the coding sequence TTGCAGACTCGAAAATCTGACTCGATTGTGATCCAAATTGAGAGCGAACAGATCACATGCAATCGAAAGGACTGGTTGCAACATATTCCCCAAGTCACGGGAGTCTACTGCTTTCATGATCAAGATGACAAGCTGATGTATGTTGGCAAAGCCGTAAACCTTAGGCAAAGGCTCAATCAGTACCAGTCTGCAGGCAGGCGTAAGAAACATCGCAAAATGAGGCTTATCAGGCGCAAGTTCTTTAAAATATGCCTAAGCTTGTGCCCCAATGAAGCGGCTGCACTCTTGCTAGAAAACCAGCTTATTCGTTACCACCAACCACCTTATAACGTAGCCGGTGCCTTTTACTTTATGTACCCTTACCTGGCATTCCACTACAACGAACCTGCCAGAGAGTTTAGCCTTATCTACACCAGCCAACCCCATGAGGAATTCTCTGAGGAGACGAAATTTTTTGGCTGCTTTCGCTCAAGACACTTAAGTAAGGAAGCATTTCAGGCATTGAGCCACCTGATGGGCTTTTTAGGACACCTCGACCCCAAGTTGAGTCAAGCTCATCGCCAGGGCACTTATACAATGGCGGCCAGCTTTCGCCAAATCGATCCATATTGGCAGCAATCAGTAAATAATTTTCTAGCAGGGGAATCAATAGGTTTGCTGGGTCAATTGGCTGAGGCGCTCCTTGAAAAGCCCCAAGCCCGTCACCAAGCAACAGAGATTCAAGCTAGCCTAAAAATTTTGAAGCGCTTTTTTCACTTGGAGGCGGAACGCTTAAAGCTGGTTTTATCCCGACAAGGCATCGCAGGCACATTCGTTTCCCAAGAAGACCGAGACAGCCTTTTTATTCAAGACAAGCACCAGCAGCTCGGATAA
- a CDS encoding ParB/RepB/Spo0J family partition protein, with protein sequence MLKNLYDLDTIKSDNYRSLDEDTVDKLVRSILAIGLQEPIHLFHVNETGELFVISGHHRLEAIRRIKSDPRHAHLVFQAEVVRGSIEEYQSQCTAIKSVMANAMRKDMALLDRATAYAKLLDSGLDLETIGLMVDESPASVKKTLGINELPREVIEFIRENPKLRDSVVFKFAARFQKDPSFDMVAALQDVLNQKNVRRGAQKRSGPRVNKNRIGERLAATGQFSHDQIKTVLTCLSRELDLKS encoded by the coding sequence ATGCTCAAAAATCTTTACGATCTTGATACTATCAAATCAGACAACTACCGGAGCTTAGACGAAGATACGGTGGATAAGCTGGTTCGGTCTATCTTAGCGATCGGCTTGCAGGAGCCCATCCACCTTTTTCATGTGAACGAAACTGGGGAGCTGTTTGTAATCTCAGGCCATCATCGCTTAGAAGCGATCCGCCGCATCAAATCAGATCCACGCCATGCACATCTGGTGTTTCAGGCTGAGGTAGTCCGCGGATCCATAGAAGAATATCAGTCCCAATGCACCGCCATTAAATCAGTTATGGCCAACGCCATGCGCAAGGATATGGCCCTTTTGGACAGGGCTACAGCTTATGCTAAGCTCCTTGATTCAGGCCTAGATTTAGAAACGATCGGACTCATGGTTGATGAAAGCCCTGCCTCTGTTAAGAAAACCTTAGGGATAAATGAACTGCCCAGGGAAGTGATTGAATTTATCCGCGAGAACCCCAAACTGCGAGATTCCGTTGTTTTTAAGTTCGCAGCCCGCTTTCAAAAAGATCCTTCTTTTGATATGGTCGCGGCCTTGCAGGATGTCTTAAATCAGAAAAATGTCCGGCGAGGTGCACAGAAGCGAAGTGGTCCCCGTGTGAATAAGAATCGCATCGGTGAGCGACTGGCCGCTACTGGGCAGTTTTCCCATGATCAGATAAAAACTGTTCTAACGTGTTTATCCCGTGAGCTCGATTTAAAAAGCTAA
- a CDS encoding SpoIIE family protein phosphatase, whose amino-acid sequence MSAKYYIVVFLFYMLSSNGWGAIAIDDSFGGGLIGNKLEVLEDPSANLTLAEVVERDFSAVSFAAPVYGYSESAFWFKGLLINDSSEPKNLVLNIGTAWIDHITLYSRSGEQAWHSQTTGIYYPIAKRPIPESQPALALTLPATSQTDIYLRIASSDALILPIYLRTEAQFQSYLRFKEHLYGAFSGLMILAAVYGLIFFSFTLNKAYLAYAINVFVWFFMFFHLDGYATEIFWKDNLWLNKYLNVLVVCFAMFFGTQFAILILETQQRSRLVYRISIGWMVMVAITGFTCTLAPYAPLMEFTAALGLAFPVVILINGIVAVKAGSMVGKFFLVSWGSPAISIVLFNSSLLGLIPSNELTQFYLHIGVFGEVILLSLTLAYHLRTATKEASNAKVIMETTAIVHTSLMKEAIPQDQIELHFRHKPCEISGGDLYNCLIDPRGKFIYIVIADVSGHGIPASIIASAFLGALDSAIDQLRSSDLSLEDSCQSVTKTVNRVMSRYYQQTNHFASMAMVGIDSLSGSTCYINAGHRALIHKSHSKCQPLLGRGSVMGMFEDSQWQSRTLQLQAGDMLLLFTDGLLENQIGDKAFLKERDLFRAIKNAHTVESLLNEVWDQHRLDKLPMEDDMTLIAVEVVKPFDRQLTQIG is encoded by the coding sequence TTGTCAGCAAAATATTACATAGTAGTCTTCCTCTTTTACATGCTATCCAGCAATGGCTGGGGAGCAATCGCTATCGATGATAGCTTTGGTGGAGGGTTGATAGGTAATAAGCTCGAAGTTTTAGAAGATCCAAGCGCAAACCTCACTCTTGCCGAAGTCGTAGAACGTGATTTTTCTGCAGTAAGCTTCGCTGCTCCAGTCTATGGATATAGCGAGTCTGCTTTTTGGTTCAAGGGATTGTTAATAAACGATAGTTCAGAACCCAAAAACCTTGTTTTAAATATAGGCACTGCATGGATTGATCATATTACCCTTTACTCACGCAGTGGTGAGCAAGCATGGCATTCTCAAACTACAGGCATCTACTACCCAATTGCGAAGCGCCCCATTCCAGAGAGCCAGCCAGCTCTAGCCCTGACCCTTCCAGCGACAAGTCAAACAGATATCTACCTTCGAATTGCAAGCAGTGATGCCTTGATTCTACCGATTTACCTTAGGACAGAGGCGCAGTTTCAGTCATATCTTAGATTCAAAGAGCACCTGTACGGAGCATTTTCGGGGCTAATGATCCTAGCAGCAGTCTATGGCTTAATATTTTTCAGCTTCACCTTGAATAAGGCATATCTTGCCTATGCGATCAATGTTTTTGTCTGGTTTTTTATGTTTTTTCACCTAGATGGTTATGCGACTGAGATTTTCTGGAAGGATAACCTGTGGCTGAATAAGTACTTGAATGTTTTGGTTGTCTGTTTTGCTATGTTTTTTGGAACTCAGTTTGCAATTTTAATATTAGAAACCCAACAACGCTCGCGGCTTGTCTACCGGATTTCTATTGGGTGGATGGTGATGGTTGCGATCACGGGATTTACGTGTACCTTAGCACCCTATGCCCCTCTTATGGAGTTTACAGCCGCTCTCGGTTTAGCTTTTCCTGTTGTCATACTAATCAACGGTATCGTTGCCGTTAAGGCAGGCTCTATGGTGGGGAAATTTTTCTTAGTTTCCTGGGGTAGCCCGGCCATCAGCATAGTGCTATTCAACTCAAGTCTTTTGGGCTTGATTCCATCCAATGAGCTGACACAATTCTACCTCCACATCGGAGTCTTTGGTGAGGTCATCCTACTTTCACTGACACTAGCCTATCACTTGAGGACTGCAACCAAGGAAGCCTCAAATGCAAAGGTCATCATGGAAACGACAGCCATCGTCCACACCTCGTTGATGAAAGAAGCCATCCCACAAGATCAAATCGAACTCCATTTTCGCCATAAACCCTGCGAGATCAGCGGTGGCGACCTATATAATTGCCTGATCGATCCCAGAGGTAAGTTCATTTATATCGTGATCGCAGATGTCAGCGGTCATGGGATTCCAGCCTCTATCATAGCGTCCGCCTTTCTTGGCGCTTTAGACAGCGCCATCGATCAACTACGAAGCTCGGATCTTAGTCTTGAGGATTCTTGTCAATCTGTAACTAAAACGGTTAATCGGGTCATGAGTCGATACTACCAACAAACCAACCACTTTGCATCAATGGCAATGGTCGGTATTGATTCGTTGAGTGGTAGTACTTGCTATATCAATGCAGGCCATCGAGCCTTGATTCATAAGAGTCATTCGAAATGTCAGCCATTACTCGGTCGAGGTAGCGTGATGGGAATGTTCGAGGATAGCCAATGGCAAAGCCGCACCCTCCAGTTGCAGGCCGGGGATATGCTCCTGCTGTTTACTGATGGGCTCCTTGAGAATCAAATAGGTGACAAAGCATTTCTGAAGGAGCGAGATCTCTTCAGAGCCATAAAGAATGCTCATACCGTAGAGTCACTACTGAATGAAGTCTGGGATCAACACCGGCTTGATAAACTTCCTATGGAAGACGATATGACTCTCATTGCAGTAGAGGTCGTGAAGCCATTTGATCGCCAGCTGACACAGATCGGCTGA
- a CDS encoding motility protein A: MDGLNLKKYLMTSRKRFDPIALVISIIGLVAVVFSIAAKESLQSYFDLRSILVVVVGTFASLLFQFDFGTSIYSLRLVIMSFLGTPEKKIIDTIHQIDEAILEDMKLQDLREGDNINGELLNDIVYMFKQGLLFEEIDEFVTSRVSDEFLGRKVAVDLLRRAAIIAPALGLFGTVIGLIGVLKSLSDPSQIGPSMSLALMTTAYGAGIGSLIFTPLAGRLEHHNTIYLEVHQQILSKIAILLKRDERNPKSEFKPEGVS, translated from the coding sequence TTGGACGGTCTGAATCTTAAAAAGTATTTGATGACCAGCCGCAAGCGTTTCGACCCAATCGCACTTGTGATTAGTATCATTGGATTGGTTGCCGTAGTGTTTTCAATTGCAGCAAAAGAGAGTCTGCAAAGTTATTTCGATCTGCGATCAATTCTCGTTGTAGTAGTAGGTACTTTTGCGAGCCTCCTATTCCAATTTGACTTTGGGACATCAATTTATAGCCTTAGACTAGTTATAATGTCGTTTCTGGGTACACCAGAGAAAAAGATTATCGACACTATCCATCAGATTGATGAGGCTATCCTTGAAGATATGAAGCTCCAGGACCTGCGGGAGGGCGATAACATCAATGGTGAGTTACTCAACGATATTGTCTATATGTTCAAACAAGGGCTTTTGTTCGAAGAGATCGACGAATTTGTAACTTCCCGGGTTTCTGATGAGTTTCTGGGGCGCAAAGTTGCGGTCGATCTTCTCCGTCGAGCGGCTATCATTGCCCCAGCACTCGGCTTGTTTGGAACCGTTATCGGATTGATCGGTGTCCTGAAGTCATTGAGCGACCCTAGCCAAATAGGCCCATCCATGTCCCTAGCTTTGATGACAACGGCCTATGGCGCAGGTATTGGTTCTCTAATTTTTACTCCCTTAGCGGGGCGACTTGAGCATCATAATACAATCTACTTGGAAGTCCATCAGCAGATTCTCTCGAAAATTGCTATCCTTCTCAAGCGGGATGAAAGGAACCCCAAGTCAGAATTTAAACCTGAGGGGGTTTCATGA
- a CDS encoding flagellar motor protein MotB: protein MKLQDLASQAEDDSLTSFYISFSDLMVLLGVFFVMLLSMSKVDIGSFEKVKTSFSGSTKGTLIELASQLREVVEGVPGVPGVSVHMAEDGVRLDLDTGALFDTGSASVKEGALEPLTPLLETVKGTSYTIDVEGHTDDLPLYRFYKVDDEKVLETNWSLSGRRAASVVHFLLQSGFKQDRLRLVGYASTRPLKSIKDKRGDELQAIRAENRRVSLLIK from the coding sequence ATGAAGCTTCAGGATCTTGCGTCTCAGGCAGAAGATGATAGCCTTACATCGTTCTATATCAGCTTTAGCGATCTAATGGTTTTGCTAGGAGTGTTTTTTGTGATGCTTCTATCGATGAGTAAAGTTGATATTGGGTCCTTTGAAAAGGTAAAGACTAGTTTTAGCGGCAGCACCAAAGGAACTCTGATTGAGCTTGCCTCTCAACTTCGAGAGGTGGTGGAAGGGGTGCCTGGAGTCCCAGGAGTGAGTGTCCATATGGCAGAAGATGGGGTGCGACTGGATTTGGATACCGGAGCACTCTTTGATACCGGATCGGCCAGCGTAAAAGAAGGAGCCTTAGAGCCTCTGACACCACTTCTCGAAACGGTCAAAGGCACTAGTTATACCATTGATGTTGAGGGTCATACCGATGATCTTCCTCTTTATCGTTTCTATAAGGTCGACGATGAAAAGGTTCTTGAGACCAATTGGTCTTTGAGTGGTAGGCGGGCCGCAAGTGTGGTTCATTTTTTACTGCAATCAGGTTTCAAACAAGATCGTTTGAGACTAGTTGGATACGCAAGTACCAGGCCATTGAAGTCAATCAAGGATAAGCGTGGAGATGAACTACAGGCGATTCGTGCAGAAAATCGACGGGTTTCTCTTCTAATAAAGTAG